TACATGACTAACCCGTAAGTGTATGGCCATGTAATTTATAATATTCTGAATAGTAATAATGGTCAAGGACAATTTTTAGTGACATACTATTTTCCCATTATTTTATGCTGTTAGGTATACTTGCATAGAGTTGGCACATGTATTACCACATAAAatgttaaatgtgccatatttgtcaattgtgattttgaCCCCAATTAAAATGTGTCCTCTgcattttacccatctgtgcagtgataacacacactagtgataactagggggctgtggatcacacatgcccagagcggtgggcagcccggcgcccggggagcagttggggttaggtgccttgctcaagggcacctcagtcatggcctcaggtctgggaatcgaaccaacgatcctccggtcacaaaaccagttccctaccaccagaccttGACTGTTAGATTGTCATTAGATAtctggctagttagctagctaatttATTAGCTGTTTACTAACATTAGCTACTGTAGTTAACTTGCATTACAGTGTTTTGCAGGCgctaagacccaatttctgaaaATATATCTCTTTTTGTCATAACTTAACACAGCAgccaatgccacacacacacaacaggcaaaatatctcacacttttggaaaaagcacacacttcaaccaaaactcttgcaactcttgccaaaactGTATTTTTGCATCCAAACACTagacacaaatatcagatgattagcctttcatatatgtgactgattactcctttaaaaagtaacttagttacgttactgattacttggttttaaaagtaactacattagattacaagttacttttgtagttacattcagcaacaaaatgagtttttccaaTGCTCACTTTactggaagtgcatttttaacagtaacaatgtatctcctgacattacgtttgtgtcgatgcgtggtattatttgtaaatgtatttgtaaacagtaatacaagcgaactattcagtcagacagctattttttgtgaaacgaaatacaattacaaGTTCAAGCATTTtataaagtactttagccaaaattccagcacttttcagaCCTGGAaaaacaatgcaacattaaaattggtcaggtaaatgttaattcccctgtttttgaaggatatttctttatactacgtttcggagaacactgcacagaatgatgtGAACACGCTCGTGCTCTCACAGGTttgcagcgtgcggagtcgagcgctacggtcagaggcaaaagtagaactgagccaagaagaaagcaaatatatatatattttactaaggaaaataaaaatagtaacgcacagttacttgaataagtaactttaatctgattactggactgtaaatagtaactcgttatattactcgttactgaaaaaagtggtaagattagagcaacgtgttactgacatcactacactgaagtgacaaatggaaaacgctactaccatgtgtttgagtgttcagtttgtagtctgctgtgaaggtctgtctgtctattcagtacatttaaaccagggatgggcaactggcggccctcgtcctcactcagtgggccggcaaatagatcaataataatttaataattaaaagaacaaaccgatagagcaggactgttttgttcttgtcacgtagggctacgcccccctctcccgtgtcggtgttgttccttgcccggttatcccgccctgcgtgtctgttgatctggtttccctctgtctgccacgccagtgtcgtcattgtgttcagttgtgtctagtttagtcctgtgtagctacttgtatctctgtgtttcgcccgttgtcggttatttgtggtttgttcggttttgtggattatctgtcatcgctgttctggtattttccgtctccgttgtgtttctccgttgtgaatggctctcctgttacgactcctgcctgtcctgttgaccacttgggcggctctcccgtttttgacccgtgcctgtacacacgacttcgcctatggaattccccttattaaatctcgctcttctcagcgtttgtgtccgcctcctcgctccacagcgcgctacgcgttacagttctttgatatgaaggagttcaaattcctttttgcacttttttattaagcaaatgttttgtctttgttgcttattaaggacatattaatgcatttatatgcagaaaatatatgtatgttggtgcaataaacgtACAGATCTGAATTAATTTCAAATGTGTTCTTAATGAGAATagtttgtagtgtctttcatatccaattatttgaagtgcgtggtcatgtggccctccaataatagtgctgaaaacatgttggccctctttattatggaagttgcccatccctgatttacaccataaagtaaaatggAATTACAAGGAGAAGGCTTTTTTGGCACTAAAGCAACATGTAAACACAtggacaacaaaaacaacaacaacaaaaaaaaagaaaaacaaaatgacagaataacctcaagcttcctccatcacctgctgaatgtatttACACTGGGGGGTTGGTgaccacctccatgccaaaCAGAACTCAACAAcaatggagagtttggtggaggtgaatcacaacaaatcgtggctgttcagtgaaccagtttgtacttgagcagcccAGTACAAACTTACGTTGTCCCAGACaacaacaaacctggactgttctggttcatccccctggtgatggagaatgagtgtgttgtgctctgtgttgaagaaggtgatgatgtgcacagtgttgtaAGGACCAATAGTGGCATGATGATGAGAGGTACATTCATAACtcagttgtttcacactgtcactggcccagtccggatactcactgaatggatgttgctgatggtgacattgtcagtaatgatgtgctgttgaagTTGTCGGAAACGTATGCAAATTGGGTTTTAgcatctgcaaaaaactgtaaatgaTAATCAGCTCCAGTACTTAAAAGATTCACTGGCTTGTATTATGAGACCAGAATGTTTCTTTAGTAGTGTAGTTACACTGCCCATTTTCTGAGGTCAAACGGTATCTAACATTATAGGGGATGAACCTTAAATGCACTCCAACCTTTACAGGTGAATTTAATGTGACCTTCTCCAAACAGAAGGTTTCAGTATTTTTTGCACAACTTGCTggtatttaaacagtcctcctcATCAGGCTGTTTACATATTGACATCATGTGACCAAGATCGGTCACCATTGCGAGGTTTCCAACACAATACTGTCAGACAGAAGGGGCCACTAAGCTTGTGTCACCAGCGAGTTTCAACAGAAATACATACATGGCCAAACCTTTTGAGAATGGAAAAAAATTCGTTTTGACAAAGTTtgctgcctctgtgtttaaAGAACCTTTTGTCACATGTTTACATGGTATAATGAAAGACAATTATTCcatagatttttaaaaaatgtattgacAAATACATTCAGTTTAAACAAAGACTTCATATTTatagtgttgacccttctttaACATTTCTACAATACACCTTAGCATGCTGGATATTGGCTCCTGGGCAAAAATCTTGAGTGATGGCAAACCATTCTTGCCTAATCGGTGCTTGTAATTGATAATTGTTTCTGGGTGTTTGTTTGTCCACCATCTTTTTTAAAGACTGGCCATGGGATTTAGGACTGACAATGGGATTGAGATCTGGGGAGATTCCTGCCCATGTACCCAAAATTTCAATGTTTTGTTCACTGAGCCACTTGGTTATCATTTTTACCTTGTGACATGGTGTTCCAGCATGCTGGAGAATCCATTGTGCATCTCCaaactgatcctggatcaggaTCAAATGTTTGTTTTACAAGTACCAATGTACTTGCCCTGAACCTCTTTTGATGCGATGATAACTGCATGCGTCATTGGAGGTAACCGTGTTTAACAGAATAAAAGCACCACAACCATTTAAAATATCAGCTGTCTTGTCGATCATCACTAAAATGATGTTAGCAGGCCATTTTGTAGGGTTCTTtctgttgcaacctgctgatgacactaACACACTAAGCCCAGTGGCCATTTCCATCTGAGGACATCCTATTTGAAGCCTCTCAATGGCGAGGTACTGTTGATTGTTAGGTGTCATTGTTGGGTCTCACGTCAAAATGTGAAAAACAGTTAAAATACCAATTTCAAATTAAAATGTATTGGTTGCTTCATGAATTAAACACATGCAGTAAATTTTGGTATTAAGCTTCTTGGTAGTGAACAGAGTGTTGTGCAAAGTGTACTGAACATTTTGTTGGACATACAGTTGAACATGTGCATTCAAATGTTTAGGGGTCACCCTAAGTTCACCTGTAAAGGTTAGAGTACATGTTaggttcatcctgaaatttGGCCTGAAAGCCAATGTTctgaaataaaatgtttgctgaaggtgcattttaaatgtgtttaaaattaattcataTACAACACCTTTCCTAAATTATATCAATCATATCATTAAATCATAATCCATTAGATCAAAATCCCCTTTTGTAGTATTAAGAACATTTATCAAGTCAGGTGTGTTCAAACATGACTGGTACTTCATTGAAACACATTTCTTGCATCATTTAATGaccaaaataaaaaatgtgaaCACATTAACTGGGACGGTGTCTACAGTTGAATTTGGTTTGAAGCAAAATGCTAACAGCAATGAGCTCAACAAATTCAGAAAGCTCATCAGAGCAGACAGGAATTCTTAACGCAGCAATTTATATGCACCAACAGTAAGAGAACCTAGTTTAGGTTTTTGAACAAAGCTCAACATAGTTCTAGCAGTTGATGTCCACCAAAGACCATGAGACAGTTTACAATATTTGCCTGGTTTTTTATTTCAAAACAACTCCATGTTCATTACACAAGTCTCTCACAGTAAATTCCAAATAGTCTTTAAATtgattaaaaataattaaacactCTGACCATGAACAACCATAAACTATGAGCAAATAAATAGTCCTGATCTCCCATTTAACTGTTCACTGATCTTGCCTACATAAATTAAGGCTTACATCTTTAGTCACTCTGGTAAAATCCATTTTGAAATTAAATACAGTAGCAGTTAATGAACGGTGGTTTAAAAGAAAATCCAGTTTTTTTATCGGTGCACTGGAATAAAAGCCAAGTGGTCCACGCAGTGGGCACTCCACATGAAAACGCAGTTCGTAACTACTACTACCTCTACGTAACAGCAGTTCGTAAATACTACTACCTCTACGTAACAGCAGGAGGAGTTGCTGACACAGGCTTCCGCTGCAAGGCCTCGAGTGTAGTCAAAAAGAGATTCTTGATTCATAACCATACTGCTGAAGATTAACCAAAGAGCAAATAAAACGAATGCATTGAGTGCTGTCAAAAATTCCAGCAACAATGTATGTAGGAGTATGTATTCTATATGTATGTATCCAGCAGTATGTATTCTGGTGTGggcacacattcatgcacaatTTATACCAAATTCAAATGATCCTAGAGATGAAGGAAAGGTACTGCTGTGCTCAGAAGgattttaaattattaaatgtacATATATAGTATGTATGTGATTATTAAATGTACATATATAGTATGTATGTGATTATCAAATGTACATATATAGTATGTATGTGATTACAACAGAGTTGCTTGTGGTTTTTGAATGCATGGTTCTATTTTGATGCAAAGCCCTAATGAGCTTCTGCAGATTAGTAGTGAGCAGGAGCCCATTGAAATGAATCAAACCTCGTGCACAGTCTATGTATCAGGAATAAGCACATCTATGGGAGAATTACCAATGGAATTACCAACGGAGATCATAAATGATTTAAGATGTGGTCCCACCTCTCAAAACTTTAAGGAATCAAAGAAAGCCAATAGCGGTTATTCAGTGTCCAGACCACAGAGTCTGAAATGAGCTTTCAAATGTTTTCGAAATGTTACTTAGACTAACAAGATGGTCAGCATGAACACCTGTGTTGTAAAACTGCAAAGTGGAAGAAACTAATTCAAATAAATCATAAAAGAAACTAGTtaagaaaaaaatgaaacaaaacaaatttcagcaaaacaaaataaaatttaaTGATCATAAATGTCATGTCAAACAACTGAAacaaaggaaacaaaaacaaaaggaggaaaaaacagcaaaaaaaaaaagtcaccagGCAACCTTTGGAAGCATATGGATTAGTACTGAAGAAAATACTACTGCCACTTTTACCTAACCACCCTACATTACACAGAAAACTAAAAACAGATACATGTTTTCCCCTAAAGAAAAACAAGACAGAAGAAAAAatgttaaagaaaaaaaaatgcagaaaATTTAAAACATAGTTAGTACCTGCTAATGAGGACAAAATAAAGCTTAATACATTTTTAgggcactgggggggggggggggggggtctcatgGTGACTCATGGCCTCCTGCTAGGGGAATTCAACTCTCCATTTCTTTGGTCCTTCTTTGTCTTTTCAGAGGGTCCCATTCAAattacagaatataaaagatatTCCCCTCATTGAATATAAACTTTTTATACACACTGGTTTCTTCGCCACATTAGCCAGAGCCCCAGGTTCCCAGAGACCACTGTTTCAAAGTGCAGCCCCTAGCACTGGAGAGCCCAGGGGAAGGACTGAGGGAGCTGCAGTCCAGTCTTACACGACCACTGAGCACTGCAGCATTCGAACAAGAAGCACAgcgtggggagggagaggataTAAGGCATCTTAAATATTGAAATACTGCGTAAAAACTACCAGATGTGAGCAAACAAAAATGAGTGTTAAAGCCAGTGCCCTGCAGGTGAGCTGTCTCACCATGCATATGGCACCCAGAGACATAATGCATCACATTATTAACTGTCTCATCAGATGTAGAATTCGTTAATATATTTTGAGATCCCCAAAATATCTTAAGCATTTGCAGCATCCCAGTTTGCAAtaaaaaatgtatccaacaGAATGCAAGAGAGACTGTGGAAAGTGAACCTTTGCTTTAAGTGGATTACACTaaaaaaatagtttttttcAAACTGCAACAACTGTTATTGTACAAAACTCAAGATCTTTCCCATTCCGTTGTGTACTAATCTAAGTTCTCTACTTGTGTGTTTTGCTTGTTTTAAAGGAGACCTGTAGAATTTTGTCCCCAAGGCGGTAGCCATTGAGGCTGGCGATAGCCATGGCTGCTTCCTCATAGTTTGTCATTGTTACGAACCCGAACCCTTTGCATTTGTTGGTGTTGAAGTCACGGATGACTTTGACGTTGGTTACAGCTCCAAAGGGCCCGAACATCTGCCACAGGATTCCCTCATCCGCATCCTGGCTCAGATTGTAGATGAAGATGCACCAGCCCGACGTGGAATTTCCAGGCACATTTACTCCAGAGATGCCACTCATGTGGTCTACACCCATGGGGGAGAACCTAGAGAAGGCAGCATCAGCCAGTTAAAACCTCATCAAGCCAAGATTGAGCATTTGCTCATGGGACACATGACACATTTTCAGTAGAACAGGAAGAAttcataaacaaataaatacaatcCACAATCTTAAAGCAGTTTTCAAATATAGAAAAAGAAATCAAAACTAAAATGGCACAGCTACACCCACAACACAAACCCAAGCATCTTTAGTACTGGAAAGTGAACCCCTCCCGCTCAAGTCTTCTGTACCTGAACCTCTGCGCCTGGTGGTGGACAGGGCCCCCAAAGCGCCGTGATTGTGCGTGGTAGATTTGGGAGATGATCTGTGTGTTCCTAGCCTGGTTAGGGTTGGCTGCAAATTTAACAGTGATGGGCTCTGCTGCTCCTGGAGGCTTGTGTCCATTTAGGTCCTTGATCGCATCCTCTGCTTCGGACCGCTTGTCAAATCGAATGAAGGAGACACCTCGAGACAGACCTGAGGGGAAAGAGAACTCGCGTTAAATCACTGCACTTCACAAGCAATGATGCACCCCATATACAGCATCAAGGAAGAACACATCACATTTCTGATCACCTGAAGCCTGATCAACAAGTACTCGGGAGTTGATTATCCGGCCATAACGTGCAAACATATCTTCCACATCCTTTTGCGTCATGGTCTTAGGAAGTCCACTAATGTAGAGGTTCGCATCTTTTATGGAGTCGGAGCTGGGTCTGGCATAGGAAACCTGAAGGTAAGAATATGGCAGGAGAGGTACAATCTTTTAGAACAGATAAAAAGGAATGAAAAGCTTAGCAAATAAAAGGTAGTGAAATTTGGAAAACTTGTAGCCTGTATCTGGTCATAGATGAAAACAGTATTTATAGATATACTAATAAAGATTTCACAATATAGAGAATATGAAGGCTTGCTATTACCTTAACTGTAAAATAGGTGATTATAAAAATTACAAGTCAGTTATTTATTAATAAATCATGAAACACACAAAGAAGTTAAAATTAAACCAATCTGTTTTTGCCatcaaagaaataaaaaatactgATCCTCTGGCCCTCAGGTTTTAGCCAATAACCAGGGGACCCAGGGGAAAAACTTTGGTCTTAATGAAATATAAGTGGTTTGGGGGAACAGGGGGGGTGAATATCACCCTAAGGCCTAGTGTAAACAAAAGTAAAATAACTGTAGTTAAAGCAAATATCCTTAAAAGGCCACAATATATAAACTAAATATTCAATTTTAGAGCACTTCAGATCGTACATAACTTGACTACCTTGATTCATCTATCAGCAGAGACAATTACACTGTACACAGGAACACCTTCAGTCACGTTACCTTGATAGTTTTAGACTGTAGCCTCAGGCCATTGAGAGTACTGATTGCTCTTTCTGCATCACTAGGGTTAAGATAGTTAACAAATCCGTACCCTAAACTGTGGCctagaaaaaaaaggaaaacaataaaataaaacaaaaaaacgtTGCAATGTTCCaaatacaaatgaaaaaaattaaaaacaaacaaaaaaacatttgaatgtcAAAAGGTTAAACAAACATGGGTGAAAATGAATTCTAGCCAAGAACGAACTGTCCACAATGTAGTGGAGGGGCATCCTAGGAAAAAACATTAAATAGCTAAAATTCACTCTTAAATGAAACAAACAATCTAACAGACGTTTGTTTAAATGTGATGTACAAATAAATATCAATTTGAGATAAAGTGTATTCCTTAGTCTTTCTTTATTCACAGAACTAACTACAGTGTCACAGGATTTTTCTGGAAGAATTTGAGGCCTAGTCCTAGACTAAAAAGGTCTTTCAGTGGAGAACTCCCACTGCTAGGAAGAATGAGTCCAAGATTATACCCTGTCAACATCAGCAAAATCCACCTTAAATGCATCACACAAGCTTTCACCAAAACAAAAGATTTAAAGTTCTAATCCTTCAAAAATGAAGAAAGGCCAACTGGGCTGTTGTAATAAATGTTTCCAATGAACCAATAGCTCAACTGCATTTGTTCTCCATTGTTTGATGATACCAGATACATACCAGCGACTTTGTCGCGAATAAGTTTAGCAGACTCCACTTCCCCAATGCTGCAGAAAAGACTGCGCAGCTCGTCTTGGGTCATATTCTGAGGCAAGTAGTTCACAATCAGGTTCGTTTTGGAATCTTTTGGCTCGTCCGCCATGTGATCTTCGTAACCGTTCGACATGTCGTAGACTTCCTGTTAAAGAAAGTTAAAAATGAAAGTGGACTTAGGAATCACGTCCCTGCATCATCTATGAGCAAAATACAGTGAGTACAAACACTAACCTGCTGTATTTGGAAACACTGCTGTATtagatttattttcttttctacAGAAAATGTGTTTTAGAATTTGTCAAAATTCAGAACTGGTCTTCTCTAAGAAAAGCATAacatatacataaataaaatcAGTTACAAACCAGTTTCAGTTCACTTTTAGACATAGGTTTGAGTGTTAAAAAGAGTACATTTAACGGGCTGAATTATGTTTGCAGGTTACATCATTAGGCTACATCAAAGACATAACATTCAAATCTTGAACATTATTTGATATAGTTTAGGTACTTTATTTAGCAACATGTTTCACAGGTGAACTTGCTGCTTATTGACAATTCAGATATTTTCATCCACACAGTGGATGTGTCATGTGGCAATTCTTTGCTCATGTAATACTATTATGAAGCATTGTTGAATATTAATAAAACTTGAATTTAAGTACATTTagattcacacacacctcacagaagGTTATCTGGCTTCCAGATGAAACTTCATGATGAACCTAAAATGCACTCTAACCTTTACAGGTGAACTTAGTGTGAACTTCTCCAATCTTTGAATACATATGTCCGGAACATCCAACTGTTCAATACAACCAACAACTTGCTGTCCTCCAGCAAAAAGCTTAATGGCAAAATGCCAGACAACCTGCAGgggtacctgaccacaccaccaggcaCAGAGGTCACTGTCTTGTATGGCCAAGGAGCATTTACACTGGACGAGGGCCCAGTGGGTCTCGGTGCTGTTCATTGATGAAAGTCGATACATACTAGGCACAAATGATGGCCATCAACAATATTGGAGATGTCAAGGCGAGCACAATGTATCAGCCactgttggtggtggtggttagtgtgggcaggtgtgtctagTCAATACAGAACTGCCCTACACTTTGTGACAAGACCATACTACTAGAATAACATCATTAACCCAGTCAATGTGCCTCTGCAtgaacaacacaggcctagtttCATCTTCATGGAGGACAATGCTCCAGCTCATTGTGTTCGCATCATTGGGGAATGGCTGCTGGTGACTGGGACACCTCAAATGAAGCAGACTTCACTTTCTTCAGATCCAAATCCCATAGAAACCTGTTAAAtctcacttggagtgagatttgatctttGGGGGGggttaaaatggacacaaattaagtattatatcgcgatcgattgccagtggttgtcgccagagtgaactagtaactcattgaatcatagatgtggatcagaggtaaataaactagatttttttttggcgtgagaaatcgggtgtgagagcgtgtgaagacggtcaaatgcatgtgtctcactctcaatgcgtgagagttggcaaccctgcttatcgctgtagctgtaaaagttaacattagtgatggctatttgtttcattagccttagcacgcattcgtgtattttctgtaacgtcagtgagaccaaaactttatttttgtgaataactccttagtttcaggtccctacctaatttgatttaaatgtaacgaagtttgatgccagagactaatgaaagaaagaaaaacctaaaaaaaaattctttattaatgtaggcctatttatttttgtgttttttaaggcagtgccttatccttattttaataattgtttgttgcaacaagctgcatatttcattaaaggtttaatgaactatgatattaattgtttttatttttagttatagctgaaatctaatgatggttatataatagcagttgcattatagtgtatgttttatattcaattaacgtacaatctgactagtcgactaatcgtaaaaattaatcggtgattagtcgactattaaaataatcgtttgtggcagccctaacTGAAAGGGGCCACTGGCATTTGAAATACTGTTGCCATGAAGGGGTGTACATAGCTTGTAACAGTTACATGAGTGACgggcagtggcgcaaaaaggggacatgcagcgtatgcgacgcataggggcgctgcactagagggggcgccaaatcgttgagatataatactgaatttgtgtccatcttatgttcgccaccccccccgtcaacaactttcgtttggggggcgccgatagcatgtttgcatacacctcagaaagtaagtaattgcacccCTGGTGACAGGACTCAAGCTGCCCAGTGCATCACACTGCCTCCATCAACTGGCCATCCTCCCATAGCGCATCATTTCTTCTATACGTGTAAGCAACACATTCACTCCCTCACCCAATCATCAACATGAAGGAAAACACGACCAGTTCAACAGGAACTTTTTCAGCTACAGCAGCTCTTACATGGAACCGAACCAAATTGGCTATCCTCTGCTCCCCACACACATCAACATCAAGTCTCAGAGACCCAGGACCCTGCCGTTCCTTCACAAactatatgtaaatgtaaaatgtaaatgtgccatattttgtcaattgtgatttttacaccgcaatcgaaatttgtcctccgcttttaacccatctgtgcagttagaacgcacacacactctagtgattactagggggctgtggatcacacgtgcccagagcggccctagcccggtgcccggggagcagttggggttaggtaccttgctcaagggcacctcagtcatggcctcaagtctgggaatcgaacccacgaccctccggtcacaagaccagttccctaccaccaggccatgactgccccttataccagactgtataccaggAAACTCTGCATACTAAGAATCCTCTCATTCACAATTCAGCCCTCTCAAGACAAATTCAGGGACCGATCCGATACAATATTGGTATTGCGGCCGATATTGATGTAATTTAACGTATCGGATATCAGGCGAATGCGGCCGATTTATTTTCCAGTCCGTAGCTTGAGCTGGACAATAAACGCACCGTAGTGTTAACACAAAACGCACCAGTGATCCAGATTCAACAGTTTACTTTCAATCCCCAGCAGCTTCAGTCTGCAACTGGCTGAAAAATGTCCGAGATAATGAACTAaaagtgattctcaactggtgggttgcgacccaaaagtgggtcgcAGACACATTCTGGGTGGGTCGTGGACAGCTTGTAAAAAGAATTTATAAGCTACTCTTCTAAGAGCTACTCTTCTAAAGAAGCTACTCTtctaaagaaatacccctcaaaatcaggggaaagaacatttacttgacaaatgttaa
This is a stretch of genomic DNA from Brachyhypopomus gauderio isolate BG-103 unplaced genomic scaffold, BGAUD_0.2 sc34, whole genome shotgun sequence. It encodes these proteins:
- the elavl1a gene encoding ELAV-like protein 1a isoform X1, producing the protein MAVRRGHIRYLTEVYDMSNGYEDHMADEPKDSKTNLIVNYLPQNMTQDELRSLFCSIGEVESAKLIRDKVAGHSLGYGFVNYLNPSDAERAISTLNGLRLQSKTIKVSYARPSSDSIKDANLYISGLPKTMTQKDVEDMFARYGRIINSRVLVDQASGLSRGVSFIRFDKRSEAEDAIKDLNGHKPPGAAEPITVKFAANPNQARNTQIISQIYHAQSRRFGGPVHHQAQRFRFSPMGVDHMSGISGVNVPGNSTSGWCIFIYNLSQDADEGILWQMFGPFGAVTNVKVIRDFNTNKCKGFGFVTMTNYEEAAMAIASLNGYRLGDKILQVSFKTSKTHK
- the elavl1a gene encoding ELAV-like protein 1a isoform X3, with the protein product MTQKDVEDMFARYGRIINSRVLVDQASGLSRGVSFIRFDKRSEAEDAIKDLNGHKPPGAAEPITVKFAANPNQARNTQIISQIYHAQSRRFGGPVHHQAQRFRFSPMGVDHMSGISGVNVPGNSTSGWCIFIYNLSQDADEGILWQMFGPFGAVTNVKVIRDFNTNKCKGFGFVTMTNYEEAAMAIASLNGYRLGDKILQVSFKTSKTHK
- the elavl1a gene encoding ELAV-like protein 1a isoform X2; this translates as MSNGYEDHMADEPKDSKTNLIVNYLPQNMTQDELRSLFCSIGEVESAKLIRDKVAGHSLGYGFVNYLNPSDAERAISTLNGLRLQSKTIKVSYARPSSDSIKDANLYISGLPKTMTQKDVEDMFARYGRIINSRVLVDQASGLSRGVSFIRFDKRSEAEDAIKDLNGHKPPGAAEPITVKFAANPNQARNTQIISQIYHAQSRRFGGPVHHQAQRFRFSPMGVDHMSGISGVNVPGNSTSGWCIFIYNLSQDADEGILWQMFGPFGAVTNVKVIRDFNTNKCKGFGFVTMTNYEEAAMAIASLNGYRLGDKILQVSFKTSKTHK